Part of the Pyricularia oryzae 70-15 chromosome 3, whole genome shotgun sequence genome, TTCAGTGCCTGATGCGACATGCTTGCTGCTTGGCAGACAAAGGCACCCTGAGCTGGCAAAGCTGGTTAGAATGCCAATGGCCCCACTCAAGATTTGCTGTCTCCACCCAGTAACAACCGTCGCGTTCAATTGACCAAAACTTTCCTAAAGTCCAGCTCAATTCTTGATATTGAATCTTCCGCTTCCCACCAAGGCATGAGCAAATTGCCCATGCTCACCACACAATGATTCCAAGCAGAGGATTATCTAGGTGCCTGCCGAGGCAAAGGCTCGATGTCAAGGTAGGAGCTATAATACTTGCACGCTTCCGAAGCACCGTAATCTATGAACAAACTTTGCTAAGACACTCATCTGCAGTCTCTATCGAAATCCCCTACGAGCACCAGGCAGTTCGGCACAGCTATCCGCACCACCAATGGAGGCTCAAAAACGCTTAGAGCGTCACAGGCGATTGGCCTGCTTGGTGGGAGGAGGACAGTTGGTGTcagcgccgctgccgccggtcTGATGGCGCAAAATTACCTGAGGGCACCGCCGCAGGCTCGAAGCCTTTCCCTCTGGCCGTGGAGCAGCGGCCTCAGTGGCGGCGACAAGTTCCCCGAGACTGCAGAAGCAGCGACCTCGTCTGCAGCATCATCATCGacccccgccgccgcagcagaAGCCGCCCCTATCCCCGAGGCGGCCGCCGCATCCCAACCAACAACCGACTTGAGCGGCGCTGCCGACCCTGCTTCCTCGATAGACCCAAGCGGCGCAACCGCCTCGGTCGGTGATGTACTCGATGGTTCGCACTACCTCAACCTCGCCTCGGACCATATTGGCTACCTTCGCGAGTTGGGCCTCAACTTTGGCTGGGGACCCAGCTCCATGGCGCAGTGGGGAATAGAACACTTGCACGTTTGGGGTAGTATGCCATGGTGGGCTGCCATCCTGGGATACGCAATCGTCACAAGGCTTATGCTCCTCAAGCCATCAATCGACGCGTTTGTTCAGCAGAGGAAGCTTCAGGCCCTCAAGAAGGACCCTCGAGGAAAGGCGGCCTTTGACAAGATGTCGCAGATGATGTCTGGAGGCTCGTCATCGACCACCGAGCTCTTGGCGGCACGTGCCGACGTTCAGAGGCTGCAGAGGGCTGTGGGTATCAGCACGTGGAAGATTGCTCTGCCAATGATCCAGATGCCCATCGGTATCGGTGTTTTCCGTGTCACCAGCGCCTGCGCCGACCTTCCCGTCCCCAGCTTCGAAACCGGCGGCTTCATGTGGCTTATGGACTTGACTTCGCCGGATCCTTTCTACATACTCCCCCTCGCTTCCGCGGGCATGATGTACGTGATGCTCCAGCACTCGATGAAGATGTCGCCGGATGCGTCTCAGACGGCCATGTTCAAAGCGGTCCAATACGTCCTTACTCCCATATCCTTCCTCGTCTCCCTCAAGTTGAACGCCGCTCTTCAGCTCTACTTCATCGCCAGCGCGGGTCTGCAAGCCGCGCAGACTCTGATCTTGAGCCGCCCGGCCGTCGGCAAAGCCCTCGGGGTTGACCAGCTGAACATGCCCGAAAAGGTTGTCAATACCGACAAGATTGTATGGGAGGCCCCCAGGGAGATCCAAACGACGGCCACGGTTCCaaagccagctgccgacgagCTCGATGTCAACACCAGCAACCCGATCACCAACATGAAGAACACCATGTCCAGCGTCCGGGGAAAGCTTAACAGCTTCGCCGAGCGGGGCAACGCAAAGAAGACTGTCCAGGACGCCGCCGCTTACGAGGATAGGCGCGCgctggaggagaaggagcgaTACTATGCGCGACGCGAGCAGGCTGTTCGACGCACTAGGGAGCGTTCCAACCGATGATGAGCCAGTTAACTTTGGAGGTGGCGGGGGGATTTCGATATTCTTGGATCTTTTAATGCTCAGGCTCGTCAAAAAGGCCATCCGAGTGCATCTTGTACGAGTTTTTGTGACATTGTATAATTAAGAAAAAACCATACATATCCAATGGACTTGTTTTTAAAAAAGACCCTTTGATTCTAGATTATATCTCTATGTTATTGGCGAGCTCCTCGACGCTAACTTGTTGATAATTCGCTTTTGCAAAGCCTTGTTGGCATTTCTCCTGATCCTTGGCCCACACAACAAGCGAGATCACATGGGTACAGACTCTTCCATGGGCGCATGGCGCACAGATACGAATGAGCCATTTGTCCATCATTTCTTCAGCGAAAGTTGCATTCATCATAGTCGCTTGACGCAAACACTGCCATAACCTCTGGTCCATTACACCGTCACATGGAGCTGTTCTATAAAAAATGCAGGCAGATTCATAACGACTTCACTCACGCCCCCCAAATGCGACTTGCATGTTCCTATGTTTATATCTCATTATTCTCCCAGTTCCAAACCTCCCAAACAAACGATAATTTCCGAAATTTCGTGATGGACATGGCGCGGGGGCAAAACAGTGTAACAACAAAAGAATTACATTCAGGCCAACGCTTCGAGTTCATTAGAAGACGGTTCCATCACTGTCGATCAGAATCGGCGGTTCCTTTGTGTTGGGCCTGCTCACTTCGGCAATCTCGCGACCACCCTAACAGGAAAGAAAGATAAAGTTAGCTGATAAGAATGccattgaaaaaaaaataaagaaaaagagagaaaagagagaCAATGTTATAAACACGTACCTTCCAGCTTCCAGCCTCAAGCAGTTGCGCGAGAGTCAACTCGTTTCCTGCAAGCTCCTTGCTCAGGAAGGCGTTGACATCGACACAGAGTTTGTCCAGCAGCCCGACTGTGACTCCGCGCCATTCAACAATGACATCGTCACTGGGTTCAAACATGGGCGCGACCTCTACAGGCCTCGTGCCTGTCCTTTCGCAGTATTCGTTATAGTGCTGGAGTCCACGGTCGGCATCTTCCTTGTTCAGCGTCAAGACGCCAAGGTCGACGAATAACCCTCCGTTGCGGTATTCTGGTAGGCCAGTGAGCAACTCCGTGCCGGCAAAGTGGATACGCAAAAGCGACTGCATGGGCTGCATCAGCGAGTAGGTGAGCCATTGTGTGAGCTTGTGGAACGGCAGGATGCCTTCCCACGGCTCCACGCGGCCCGAACTTTTGGGAGACGAGGACTTGCTTGAGCCGCCCGAGCTACGTCCTCCAGGGAAGGGACTGAACGTCGGCTTCGAGGATGTTGGGCTGTTGCTGGGAGGCGAGGATGAGCCGCTTGTTTGTGGCTGCGGCATTGAAGAGCAGGGCCATGCATCGCCCAGGCTGACACCGTTTATGGCGGTCCTGCTCTCGGGCCAGATTGATGCAAGGCCTGACATGAGAACATTCCAAAGTGTGGGTAGGGGTACAATAGGCATGCTGGAAGCCTGAGTGCTAGGATGGGCAAGCAAGTGGTCAACCATGTTGCCCGGCCTGCCGTCCTCGCCCCAGAATTCCGTCGACTCCGACAGCGCCTTGCCTAGACGGAGGAGTAGATTCGTCCTTCCCTCTAGGCCAGCGAGCTCATTGCCCGGCTCAGACTGCAAGCCCTTGGCGAGCTTCTCGACTGTCAAAGTGGCAAGACCATCCTTGTCGACCTGATACTTGTTCTCCTTGGAGCTGGAGAACAGACCCTGCTTGAACATTTCCAAGCTAGCAATGGCCAAGCCCTCGGACCGCCTGTAGACGCGGCCATTCTCGGAACTCTTGAAACTCCACTGGAGTCCTGCACCGGCGTCTAGGAGCACGCTCACGAGGAACAAGTCAATCATCCGCCTGCACTTCTCCGTGCTGTCAACAGTTTCCGGAAAAGCAGACAGGAGATGTGCGATGCGGTCGCGGCCGCCAACGCAAAAGTGCTGGTGCCTTCCATGGCCAGGAATTGAGTGAAATGGCGCGTCGTAGTCTCTCTGGACGGAGTTTGAGGTGGTCGGTCAGCGAATTGTCTGCTAGACTACAGCCTAAGGGATAGCCGTGTAGCGGAGCGAGggggtaaaaaaaagagagcgaTTGGAACGGTCAGCAGACAAAGACAATGCATACCTTGATGATCTGTGATACGAAGCTCACGACATCGGGGAACTTTCGCATGTCCACTTCGAAGTGGTTCAGTTGGTTTTTAAATGCCTTTTCGGTGACGATGGTGCATCGCTCCCTTACAGCGCCCAGGCTGCGGAGATAACCGGCCGGGTCAAGGGCTGGGTCCGGCGGCTTGGGAAGGTCGATCTTTGGGATGTGGACCGGGGTGAGCGGCGTGTTGGGGGTTCCGGGACTCGACATGTTTGTGCCTCCTGATGTGCGGTATAGACTTCGGTTGTATGGAGCTGTTGAAGCATCGGGAGATGCAATACTTTTGGAGGAATGAGAACCCAGGCTGGCGTTGGACCCTGCTGTGTGGAGAGCCGGCTTCTTGCTCTTCACCGCCTTGGGTGCTTTATCCTTACTGCGGGAGAAGAGTCCCATTGCGGGGAAGGAGGGAGGGATGGATGGGCTCAATGCAAGCAAGTACCTTGAGCTAGGACGGATCGGGCTTGTTTCGTGACTAAGGTAAGGCAGTTGTGTTGGGAACGACTTAATGCCGGATGGGATGGGATGGGATGGGGAGGTGGTCGTCTGATCTAAAGTGTGACTACCTTGGCACTGTTGAGTTGATGCCGGTCTTGAATTAGTACAACCAAATCCTATCCAAACTTGTTGTTGCCAGGGTGGATGTGATGGACTAATTGTCCCTTCTGCCAACTTCAATAGAGGCGGGACCGGGGCGCCGACTAACAAGATGGTAATCGGGGCGACTCCCAAGGATAGGTAAAAAATGTAGTATAAGTTGGATGTAACGCACCGCTTTTAAGGTGGGGTAGCAAGCCGTAGGGGGACCCTAAGCCGCCTGCACGCGGCACACGGCTTCTTGTATCGTTTTTCGATAGTTTGCGCCCTCTGGTTGTTTTTATGTGCCAGTCGTTCCGTTGCCAACGTTGATTATAATGCAAAACCGATTCCAACCCCTGTGGGCACTCCTCCTCCGCTTGCCTGACCCTCCGTTCACCTTTTCTGAGGCAGCAGAAGACGTGCCCCGGATTTCTGGGACGAGAGCTCGGTTTCGGAGTGGCCGGGATCTGCAATCGGGAAAAGCACCGACCAGTACCTTAATTGCCCAAGTTCAGTTGGCTTGCCGTCGATCTTATCGTATGACTCGTCAATCCGTTTTCAAGCGAGTTGTCGTCGAGGTTGAAGAAGGGCCTATACGCAGCGTCGACCAAATTATATAAAACCCCCGCGTCGTGATTTTGTCGATACCGTCAATTGAAATCTAACCCGTGCTGGCTGACCGGTGTCGCGGATTTCGGAGCTTGCGACTTGCACGGGCTTCCCAGCTGAGCGCTACTGTGACCAGGCAGTGGAGACCACAAGGATGTGTCTGGGTCGAATCGTTGCGAAATTCGTATAGACGTCGAAACCTCTATGATCTTGTTGAACTGGAATGCGACTTCTCCGGATGGGCAGAGGACGAGAAATAAACGAGAACAAAAAACGGCCGCTGCGGTGGCCTAGTTGTGAATTAGTAAGTCGACCCAAATATAGTACCGTAGTAGCCTTGAGGTTTTGTTTATGTCACGAGAATGAccaaggggggaaaaaaagcgcTCGAACGGGTAGCGAGACCAAGCAGGGGGCGCTGATGATGGCTTGAAGGTCGGCATATGCCACAAGATGAGAGGCAGatgcaaaagaaaacagcgaCGGACAGCCCCCTCCCAGTGAATTAAAGCAGTAGGGCGCGCAAAACCAACCTCTCAGCTCTATATTCCGCACTTTTGTATACCCACAAATTTGTCGCTGGTTCGCTACTTGCAGACTTATGCGGTATGCCGAGTAACAAGTTGTTTTGCCGTCTCTGGTTCCGATATCGTGCTATCGGTCAAGATGTGCGCTTCGAGCTTGCGATTCTCTCGTCTGGGTGGTGTCTATATTTCCTCCCTGCAACACGGTTGGATGCAGTGATTAACACGTCTTCGGAGGGGGATTCCGTCTTGCGCAAACTAAAAAGACGGAAATAGAAGCGTCAGATGCAGCTGcagatacaaaaaaaaaaaaaaaaaacaagaagtaAATCGGTAGAGTTCAAGCGGGAAGACAAAGTCAAGCCAAGCCCTGCCACTTGGCACGGCTGTGAGAAGTACCAAGGACAACTCAAAGACTCACCTCAGCTTTTGCTAGTTTGGTAAGCTGCTGGAAAGTAATCAGTCCAGGATGCTCTTGATAATTTCACCAATGAACAAAGGCGGCAGCGCCAAAGATCAGAAATTTCCCAAAGTCCGTCCAGATACAGGGACGACTTCGGAGGGGGCGTCGGCTTTTTGAAAGAAacgcctccccagcacaactAACATCAAATTCTATCTCAATCGACAACCCGGTTCCCACCCGGTAAGCAGGTTCCGGGAGCATTGGAAACGGGTCCCTTGTTGCCCCTGTTTTCCTCGTCATGgagacttttatttttacgaAGGACAGGCTACCTACAGTGGAAACCCTCTGGCCAGTGGCAGAACTGCTTTTGAGCACCATGCCATGCCTACTAGGCAGCTACTGTACCGATGCAATGGACCCTCCTCCATCTTGGACTCCAAGTGGAAATCGAGAATGTGGAAACGAACTAAAAAGTTGCTAAGCACAATGGTCCACCTCCGCCAAAACCTATCTACTGTTATGTGTTAGTACCATCTTCCCCTAGCCTACGTTTGAGTTTGTCGTAGTGTTTCCGTTGTTCGCCTCACTTTCAGCATTGGTGACACGACATTATCACAAACCCCCTCCACTTGCAGTAGACTCTGTAGTTCTCGGATTATATCCGTCGGTACTGGGACACCAATTCAGGAGTACCGGACAGAGAGCAacgaataaataaaaaatccAATTGGGATCCTTGGCAGGAGACCCCCCATGCAGGTGAGCGCGGGGTCATGCAGGTACGCGAGGAggagcagcaaaaaaaagaaaaaaaaagaagaaaagtgcAAGGGGTTGCTCCCACACAACCTGAGCTCGGATGAGACGGTGACAGATGAGCACAAAAAATGTCGCGTTCCTGACAGAGGTTTAACGTGGTGTGCCGGTACAGCCTATCAGTGGTCCGGATATGAGATGGTTGGTCACCCTCAAGT contains:
- a CDS encoding mitochondrial export translocase Oxa1, with translation MIPSRGLSRCLPRQRLDVKSLSKSPTSTRQFGTAIRTTNGGSKTLRASQAIGLLGGRRTVGVSAAAAGLMAQNYLRAPPQARSLSLWPWSSGLSGGDKFPETAEAATSSAASSSTPAAAAEAAPIPEAAAASQPTTDLSGAADPASSIDPSGATASVGDVLDGSHYLNLASDHIGYLRELGLNFGWGPSSMAQWGIEHLHVWGSMPWWAAILGYAIVTRLMLLKPSIDAFVQQRKLQALKKDPRGKAAFDKMSQMMSGGSSSTTELLAARADVQRLQRAVGISTWKIALPMIQMPIGIGVFRVTSACADLPVPSFETGGFMWLMDLTSPDPFYILPLASAGMMYVMLQHSMKMSPDASQTAMFKAVQYVLTPISFLVSLKLNAALQLYFIASAGLQAAQTLILSRPAVGKALGVDQLNMPEKVVNTDKIVWEAPREIQTTATVPKPAADELDVNTSNPITNMKNTMSSVRGKLNSFAERGNAKKTVQDAAAYEDRRALEEKERYYARREQAVRRTRERSNR